Proteins from a single region of Runella sp. SP2:
- a CDS encoding phosphoadenylyl-sulfate reductase, with product MTPTETHSTESLLHQIEGKTEVETLRLLSELFPGQVAFSSSLGYEDQVITDMILANGIDIRIFTLDTGRMFPESYTTLQKTNNRYDTKLEVYFPQSAGVEKLLTEKGPLSFYESIENRKECCFIRKVEPLNRALKGVKVWVTGIRAEQSNNRTGMQAIEWDGGHELFKYNPLLAWSFDEVKQYVKAHNVPYNPLHDKGFVSIGCAPCTRAILEGEDFRAGRWWWEDESKKECGLHAR from the coding sequence ATGACACCCACCGAAACACATAGTACCGAATCGTTGCTACACCAAATTGAAGGTAAAACAGAAGTCGAAACTCTTCGCCTTTTGTCGGAGCTTTTTCCTGGACAAGTGGCGTTTTCGAGTAGCTTGGGCTACGAAGACCAAGTCATTACGGACATGATTTTGGCCAACGGCATCGACATTCGCATTTTTACCCTTGATACGGGGCGGATGTTTCCAGAAAGCTACACGACACTGCAAAAAACCAACAATCGCTACGACACGAAGCTGGAGGTATATTTCCCCCAAAGCGCAGGCGTTGAGAAATTATTGACCGAAAAAGGCCCACTTAGCTTTTATGAATCCATCGAAAACCGCAAAGAGTGTTGTTTTATTCGTAAAGTTGAGCCCCTTAATCGTGCGCTCAAAGGTGTAAAAGTATGGGTAACAGGTATCCGTGCGGAGCAGTCGAACAACCGTACAGGAATGCAAGCCATTGAGTGGGACGGAGGACATGAGTTGTTCAAATACAATCCTTTGCTCGCTTGGAGTTTTGACGAGGTAAAGCAATACGTCAAAGCCCACAATGTTCCGTATAACCCGCTGCACGACAAAGGGTTTGTGAGCATCGGCTGTGCCCCTTGTACCCGCGCCATTCTCGAAGGAGAAGACTTCCGCGCAGGTCGTTGGTGGTGGGAAGACGAAAGTAAAAAAGAGTGCGGGTTGCACGCCAGATAG